A window of the Egibacteraceae bacterium genome harbors these coding sequences:
- a CDS encoding glycerol-3-phosphate dehydrogenase/oxidase has translation MEAAALSSDRRRADIERMRQETFDILVIGGGVTGSGIALDGVTRGLSVALVEQRDFAAGTSSRSSKLVHGGLRYLEQLNLSLVREALRERALLLETIAPHLVRPVSFVYPLQHRVWERGYVGAGIALYDVLGGARQLPRHRHLTRRGVAALVPALRADAMVGAVRYYDAQIDDARHTLEVARTAATYGAAVATSARVVGLLREGERVVGAQVLDQETGQHLEIRGRQVINATGVWADGIQAMAGRGRIRVRASKGVHLVVPRDRIHSDSGLILRTATSVLFVIPWGRHWLIGTTDTDWELDRAHPAASATDIRYLLDQVNGVLATPLTHADVEGVQAGLRPLLTGESEATSRLSREHAVAQSVAGLITVAGGKYTTYRVMAEDAVDAAARNLRQRVPASVTDRTPLLGAHGYHALWNRRQLLAEEVGLHPTRVEHLLGRYGSLITELLDLVANRPDLGEPIDGADDYLRVEAVYAASHEGARHLDDLLTRRTRISIETFDRGIAAAKDVGPLMAGVLGWDDGDLARELEHYEARVAAEIESQRMPDDRTADAARMGARDVRVGAHG, from the coding sequence GTGGAAGCCGCCGCCCTCTCCAGCGACCGTCGTCGTGCCGACATCGAGCGGATGCGCCAGGAGACCTTCGACATCCTGGTGATCGGCGGCGGCGTGACCGGGTCGGGGATCGCGCTGGACGGCGTGACCCGGGGGCTGTCGGTCGCCCTGGTCGAGCAGCGCGACTTCGCCGCAGGCACCTCGAGCCGGTCGTCGAAGCTCGTCCACGGCGGGCTGCGCTATCTGGAGCAGCTGAACCTCTCGTTGGTGCGGGAGGCGCTGCGGGAGCGGGCCCTGCTCCTCGAGACGATCGCCCCGCACCTGGTCCGGCCGGTGTCGTTCGTGTACCCGCTGCAGCACCGGGTCTGGGAGCGGGGCTACGTCGGTGCCGGCATCGCCTTGTACGACGTGTTGGGCGGCGCGCGGCAGCTCCCGCGTCACCGCCACCTGACTCGTCGGGGCGTCGCCGCGCTCGTCCCTGCGTTGCGGGCCGACGCGATGGTCGGCGCGGTCCGCTACTACGACGCGCAGATCGACGACGCCCGGCACACGTTGGAGGTGGCCCGCACGGCGGCGACCTACGGTGCGGCGGTCGCGACGTCCGCGCGGGTCGTGGGGCTGCTGCGCGAAGGTGAGCGGGTGGTCGGGGCCCAGGTGCTGGACCAGGAGACGGGCCAGCACCTGGAGATCCGAGGCCGTCAGGTCATCAACGCCACCGGCGTGTGGGCGGACGGCATCCAGGCCATGGCGGGACGCGGGCGCATCCGCGTACGGGCCTCCAAGGGCGTCCACCTGGTGGTGCCACGCGACCGCATCCACTCCGACTCGGGGCTCATCCTGCGCACCGCCACCTCGGTGCTCTTCGTCATCCCCTGGGGTCGCCACTGGCTGATCGGCACCACCGACACCGACTGGGAGCTCGACCGGGCGCACCCGGCCGCGTCTGCCACCGACATCCGCTACCTGCTCGACCAGGTCAACGGCGTGCTCGCCACGCCGCTGACCCACGCCGACGTCGAGGGCGTGCAGGCGGGGCTGCGGCCCCTGCTGACCGGTGAGTCCGAGGCCACGAGCAGGCTCTCACGCGAGCATGCCGTCGCACAGTCGGTGGCGGGTCTCATCACCGTGGCGGGCGGCAAGTACACGACCTACCGGGTGATGGCCGAGGACGCGGTCGACGCGGCCGCGCGCAACCTCCGCCAGCGGGTCCCCGCGTCGGTCACCGACCGCACCCCGCTGCTCGGCGCGCACGGTTACCACGCGCTGTGGAACCGCCGGCAGCTGCTCGCGGAGGAGGTGGGGCTCCATCCCACCCGCGTGGAGCATCTCCTGGGCCGCTACGGCTCGCTGATCACCGAGCTGCTCGACCTGGTGGCCAACCGGCCCGACCTCGGCGAACCCATCGACGGCGCCGACGACTACCTGCGGGTCGAGGCGGTGTACGCCGCGAGCCACGAGGGTGCGCGCCACCTCGACGACCTGCTCACCCGCCGCACCCGCATCTCCATCGAGACCTTCGACCGCGGCATCGCCGCCGCCAAGGACGTCGGTCCGCTGATGGCCGGGGTGCTCGGCTGGGACGACGGCGACCTCGCCCGCGAGCTCGAGCACTACGAGGCGCGCGTCGCGGCCGAGATCGAGTCGCAGCGGATGCCCGACGACCGCACCGCCGACGCGGCGCGGATGGGCGCGCGCGATGTCCGGGTCGGTGCCCACGGCTGA
- the glpK gene encoding glycerol kinase GlpK gives MGQTYVGAIDQGTTSTRFMVFDHGGREVATHQLEHEQIMPQPGWVEHDATEIWERARTVVETGLSHAHLSGADLAALGITNQRETTVVWNPRTGRPYYNAIVWQDTRTDRIAAALERDGRGDIIRRKTGLPPATYFSGGKIQWILDNITGVRTAAERGEAVFGTTDTWLLWHLTGGCDGGVHVTDVTNASRTMLMSLETLDWDDELLAFFGIPRRMLPEIRPSSDPDLHGITRPSGPFAAAVPIAGDLGDQHAATVGQVCFSAGEGKNTYGTGNFLLLNTGTKPVRSANGLLTTVGYRMGSAPAIYCLEGSMAVTGSAVQWLRDQVGMIGSAAETEALAGSVDDCGGMYFVPAFSGLFAPYWRADARGAMVGLSRYHTKAHIVRATLESICYQSRDVADAMEKDSGVHLGFLKVDGGATANNLLMQMQADILGVPVARPEIAETTSLGAAYAAGLAVGFWSDQEELRANWKEEARWEPTWSEDRRAAGYAGWSKAVERTLDWVEVD, from the coding sequence ATGGGCCAGACGTACGTCGGGGCAATCGACCAGGGGACCACCAGCACGCGCTTCATGGTGTTCGACCACGGCGGCAGGGAAGTCGCCACGCACCAGCTGGAGCACGAGCAGATCATGCCGCAGCCCGGCTGGGTCGAGCACGACGCGACCGAGATCTGGGAGCGGGCCCGGACCGTGGTCGAGACCGGGCTGTCGCATGCCCACCTCTCCGGCGCGGACCTGGCGGCGCTCGGCATCACGAACCAGCGCGAGACCACGGTGGTGTGGAACCCGCGGACGGGACGGCCCTACTACAACGCCATCGTGTGGCAGGACACCCGCACGGACCGGATCGCCGCCGCCCTCGAACGCGACGGCCGGGGGGACATCATCCGCCGGAAGACGGGCCTGCCGCCGGCCACCTACTTCTCCGGTGGCAAGATCCAGTGGATCCTCGACAACATCACCGGTGTGCGAACCGCCGCAGAGCGCGGCGAGGCGGTGTTCGGCACCACCGACACCTGGTTGCTCTGGCACCTGACGGGAGGGTGCGACGGCGGCGTCCACGTCACCGACGTCACCAACGCGAGCCGCACCATGCTCATGAGCCTGGAGACCCTCGACTGGGACGACGAGCTGCTCGCCTTCTTCGGCATCCCACGCCGGATGCTCCCGGAGATCCGGCCGTCCTCGGATCCCGACCTGCACGGCATCACACGACCGTCGGGACCCTTCGCCGCCGCGGTGCCGATCGCCGGCGACCTCGGCGACCAGCACGCCGCCACGGTCGGCCAGGTGTGCTTCTCCGCAGGTGAAGGCAAGAACACCTACGGGACCGGCAACTTCCTGCTGCTCAACACCGGCACCAAGCCAGTGCGCTCGGCCAACGGCCTGCTGACCACCGTCGGCTACCGCATGGGGTCGGCGCCCGCCATCTACTGCCTCGAGGGCTCGATGGCGGTCACCGGATCCGCCGTGCAGTGGCTGCGCGACCAGGTCGGCATGATCGGCAGCGCGGCGGAGACCGAAGCACTGGCCGGATCCGTCGACGACTGCGGCGGCATGTACTTCGTCCCCGCGTTCTCCGGGCTGTTCGCCCCCTACTGGCGTGCGGACGCGCGGGGTGCCATGGTCGGGCTGTCGCGATACCACACGAAAGCGCACATCGTCCGGGCGACCCTGGAGTCCATCTGCTACCAGTCCAGGGACGTGGCCGACGCCATGGAGAAGGACTCCGGTGTCCACCTGGGGTTCTTGAAGGTCGACGGTGGTGCCACCGCGAACAACCTCCTCATGCAGATGCAGGCCGACATCCTCGGGGTGCCCGTCGCCCGGCCGGAGATCGCGGAGACCACGAGTCTCGGCGCGGCGTACGCCGCGGGCCTGGCCGTGGGGTTCTGGAGCGACCAGGAGGAGCTGCGCGCCAACTGGAAGGAAGAGGCGCGCTGGGAGCCGACGTGGAGTGAGGACCGGCGGGCGGCCGGGTACGCGGGATGGAGCAAGGCCGTCGAGCGCACCCTGGACTGGGTCGAGGTCGACTGA
- a CDS encoding TetR/AcrR family transcriptional regulator encodes MPAEGDPHRARPDESRRARILQAAAALFTEYGYEGTRMATLARCVGISAPALYWHFPSKDALFSEFMRVTLEDYVGRIVDAVTGSDPEGQLRQFVMAHVLFHLHDDGTPAGYERLYSNRQLFDALGVDQRARLIAPQRRVLELLRGILRTGEAAGTFEPGHHTVTAFAILTMCEHVFLWFRPDGELSPMQVAEEYADRVLAMVTAPTAGRGAGLRSLGGERHEMLSATPLERPAMDPSEVLTVLDRGDPLEVSFHDARTYHGYRSIAGIAHGFKAMQRAWPLLAGGCSPERYELRIDSAFAGAGARDAFEIVTRAFTGGRYRLVPEIAPADAPEAPEGSFFFRFRYRDTTVDTTLRAGFVSDEFLKRVRRGTQTLAEEETLTGMKQEMAAQIMALPPEEVYDADDPTG; translated from the coding sequence ATGCCCGCCGAGGGCGACCCGCACAGGGCACGACCGGACGAAAGCAGGCGTGCACGGATCCTGCAGGCCGCTGCGGCGCTGTTCACCGAGTACGGCTACGAGGGCACAAGGATGGCCACGCTGGCCCGGTGTGTGGGCATCTCCGCGCCCGCCCTGTACTGGCACTTCCCGTCGAAGGACGCGCTCTTCTCCGAGTTCATGCGGGTGACCCTGGAGGACTACGTCGGCCGGATCGTCGACGCGGTCACGGGTAGCGATCCCGAGGGGCAGCTCCGCCAGTTCGTCATGGCGCACGTGCTCTTCCACCTGCACGATGATGGGACGCCCGCGGGGTACGAGCGGCTCTACAGCAACCGTCAGCTGTTCGACGCGCTCGGGGTCGACCAGCGTGCGCGGTTGATCGCACCCCAACGGCGGGTGCTGGAGCTCCTGCGGGGGATCCTGCGGACTGGTGAGGCGGCTGGCACCTTCGAGCCGGGACACCACACCGTGACGGCGTTCGCCATCCTCACGATGTGCGAGCACGTCTTCTTGTGGTTCCGTCCCGACGGGGAGCTGAGTCCGATGCAGGTGGCCGAGGAGTACGCAGATCGCGTACTCGCCATGGTGACCGCACCGACAGCGGGACGCGGGGCGGGTCTGCGCTCGCTTGGAGGTGAGCGCCATGAGATGCTGAGCGCCACCCCGCTCGAAAGGCCGGCTATGGACCCATCCGAGGTCCTGACCGTCCTCGACCGCGGGGACCCCCTCGAGGTCTCCTTCCACGACGCGCGCACCTACCACGGGTACCGGTCAATCGCCGGGATCGCCCACGGCTTCAAGGCGATGCAGCGCGCGTGGCCGCTGCTCGCCGGTGGGTGCTCACCTGAACGCTACGAGCTGCGCATCGACAGCGCGTTCGCCGGCGCGGGGGCACGCGACGCCTTCGAGATCGTGACCCGGGCCTTCACCGGCGGGCGGTACCGACTCGTGCCGGAGATCGCGCCCGCCGACGCACCCGAGGCTCCCGAGGGCTCGTTCTTCTTCCGATTCCGCTACCGCGACACCACGGTCGACACGACGTTGCGTGCGGGGTTCGTCAGTGACGAGTTCCTGAAACGCGTGCGACGCGGGACACAGACGCTCGCGGAGGAGGAGACCCTCACGGGGATGAAGCAGGAGATGGCCGCGCAGATCATGGCCCTGCCGCCTGAGGAGGTGTACGACGCCGACGACCCCACCGGGTGA
- a CDS encoding phosphoribulokinase, whose amino-acid sequence MPDTVPDKSMRTQKARQGRERRPRSVMLAIAGDSAAGKTTLTQGLVDAMRAEASTSVCVDDYHRYDRMERKELPFTPLHPDCNYVDIMEQHLQLLASGEAILKPVYDHATGELVRPERIEPTEAVIIEGLLPLYTEVMRACFDVSVYLDPPEEIRREWKIKRDTSKRGYEAEQVLAELERREPESEAFIRPQRSHADIVVRFGPIEGRDDPPDTPLSATVLLRPTIRHPKLHEMMADIGEGAMHLKLMRDEDGKPVDALHIHGYAPPEDSRTVAEAIWDSLGRSDPLPESLGDLGNGERSEPLALTQLILLFHLLRLRA is encoded by the coding sequence GTGCCTGACACCGTGCCCGACAAGTCGATGCGGACCCAGAAGGCCCGTCAGGGTCGGGAGAGAAGACCGCGCTCAGTGATGCTGGCCATCGCGGGTGACAGCGCCGCGGGCAAGACCACCCTCACGCAGGGACTCGTCGACGCGATGCGGGCGGAGGCGTCGACCTCGGTGTGCGTGGACGACTACCACCGCTACGACCGCATGGAGCGCAAGGAGCTGCCCTTCACCCCCTTGCATCCGGACTGCAACTACGTCGACATCATGGAGCAGCACCTGCAGCTGCTGGCCAGCGGCGAAGCGATCCTGAAGCCGGTGTATGACCACGCCACCGGCGAGCTGGTCCGTCCCGAGCGCATCGAGCCCACCGAGGCGGTGATCATCGAGGGGCTGCTGCCGTTGTACACCGAGGTCATGCGGGCGTGCTTCGACGTGAGCGTCTACCTGGACCCGCCCGAGGAGATCCGCCGGGAGTGGAAGATCAAGCGCGACACGTCCAAGCGCGGCTACGAAGCGGAGCAGGTCCTGGCCGAGCTGGAGCGGCGTGAGCCGGAGTCGGAGGCGTTCATCCGTCCCCAGCGCTCCCACGCCGACATCGTCGTGCGCTTCGGTCCCATCGAGGGCCGCGACGACCCGCCCGACACCCCGCTGTCGGCGACGGTGCTGCTGCGCCCGACGATCCGCCATCCCAAGCTGCACGAGATGATGGCTGACATCGGTGAGGGGGCGATGCACCTGAAGCTCATGCGCGACGAGGACGGCAAGCCGGTCGACGCGCTGCACATCCACGGCTACGCGCCACCCGAGGACAGCCGCACGGTCGCCGAGGCGATCTGGGACAGCCTCGGACGCAGCGACCCGCTACCTGAGAGCCTGGGCGACCTCGGCAACGGCGAACGCAGCGAACCGCTGGCGCTGACCCAGCTCATCCTGCTCTTCCACCTGCTCCGCCTCCGCGCGTAG
- a CDS encoding PEP-utilizing enzyme translates to MARSSRGRTDAITGLVTEVGGLMSHGAVIAREYGLPAIVGVEQATRLIRDGQRIRVHGTDGYVEILPENHALR, encoded by the coding sequence ATGGCGAGGTCATCGCGGGGGCGTACCGACGCGATCACAGGCTTGGTGACGGAGGTGGGGGGCCTGATGAGCCACGGCGCAGTGATCGCACGGGAGTACGGCCTGCCGGCCATCGTGGGCGTGGAGCAGGCCACCCGACTGATCCGGGACGGGCAGCGGATCCGCGTGCATGGCACGGACGGGTACGTCGAGATTCTGCCCGAGAACCATGCGCTGCGCTGA
- a CDS encoding YndJ family transporter — protein MRQAQAGSVAWLLLVGADLAGWTHLGLVTLLLALAPLVVVPLGFALPRPAGPTAWSRLLAVAQPVGALAVAGALLLPTGGLAAAMAGVWVGVCLFAGADEITVWWRRRSRAVPDIARLGGFGYLCVGATWLVLDRLGVRPLDLPAEIVELTAVHFHYAGFAAALMAGTATALASTAGRSPASVATLLVLAGAPVVAAGFAAFGPLQIAGAVLLTVGLLTLAWVTVRSIVPNLLDQPARWLLTVSSLAVVVPMLLAVQWAVGHNYGTPALPIPDMALFHGSLNAFGFTLCGLLGWLRATNRPDAAT, from the coding sequence ATGAGGCAGGCCCAGGCAGGGTCGGTCGCGTGGCTGCTGCTGGTCGGCGCCGACCTGGCGGGGTGGACGCACCTCGGGCTCGTCACCCTGCTGCTCGCGCTGGCTCCACTGGTGGTCGTACCGCTCGGTTTCGCGCTCCCCCGCCCGGCGGGGCCGACCGCCTGGTCACGCCTCCTCGCCGTGGCGCAGCCGGTGGGCGCGCTCGCGGTCGCGGGTGCGCTGCTGCTGCCGACGGGCGGTCTTGCAGCCGCCATGGCCGGGGTGTGGGTGGGCGTGTGCCTCTTCGCCGGCGCGGACGAGATCACGGTGTGGTGGCGGCGGCGGTCCCGTGCCGTACCGGACATCGCGCGGCTCGGGGGCTTCGGATACCTGTGCGTGGGCGCCACGTGGCTCGTGCTCGACCGGCTCGGCGTGCGCCCGCTGGACCTGCCGGCCGAGATCGTGGAGCTGACGGCGGTGCACTTCCACTACGCCGGGTTTGCAGCCGCGCTCATGGCCGGGACCGCGACGGCCCTGGCAAGCACGGCAGGGCGCAGCCCGGCCAGCGTCGCCACGCTCCTGGTCCTGGCGGGCGCGCCGGTCGTCGCGGCGGGTTTTGCCGCTTTCGGGCCCCTGCAGATCGCTGGTGCGGTGCTCCTGACCGTCGGGCTGCTCACCCTGGCCTGGGTCACCGTCCGCAGCATCGTCCCCAACCTGCTCGACCAGCCGGCCCGTTGGCTGCTGACCGTGTCGTCGCTCGCGGTGGTCGTGCCGATGCTGCTCGCCGTGCAATGGGCCGTCGGCCACAACTACGGCACCCCGGCCTTGCCCATCCCCGACATGGCCCTGTTCCACGGCAGCCTGAACGCCTTCGGCTTCACCCTCTGCGGCTTGCTCGGCTGGCTGCGCGCCACCAACCGCCCCGACGCCGCCACCTGA
- the ffh gene encoding signal recognition particle protein: MFDALSDRLDAVFSRLRSQGTLTEEQVAEGMREIRLALLEADVNFKVVKAFTTRVKERAVGAEVSDALNPGQQVVKIVHEELVTILGGMSAPLDLGSRSPGVIMLAGLQGSGKTTAAGKLAKLLKKKGRSPLLVACDLQRPAAVQQLRILGEQTGVPVYAPVESGDPVEVARESLAEARRLGAGVVIVDTAGRTNVDEAMMAQAAAIKAAVDPAETLFVLDAMIGQEAVTVAKAFQEAVDFTGVILSKLDGDARGGAALSVAEVTGRPIKYASVGEKLEEFEAFHPDRMAGRILGMGDVLTLIEKAEDVYTTEQAEQMQDKMLKAEFDLSDFLDQMQQIRKMGPLQGLLGMIPGVGKQLKDADIDESQLGQVEAIIRSMTPEERANPKLLNGKRKKRIAKGSGRSAQEVNELLRGFGEMQKMMKSLGGGGGGMKAMKQLRNNPELAEQLAAGGGMGGLGGLGMGGPGGPGGPGGGAGTKPRNKKVPQRKKKKRR, translated from the coding sequence ATGTTCGACGCGCTCAGCGACCGCCTCGACGCGGTGTTCTCGCGCCTGCGCAGCCAGGGCACCCTGACCGAGGAGCAGGTTGCCGAGGGCATGCGCGAGATCCGCCTCGCCCTGCTCGAAGCCGACGTCAACTTCAAGGTCGTCAAGGCGTTCACCACCCGGGTCAAGGAGCGTGCGGTCGGGGCGGAGGTCAGCGATGCCCTGAACCCCGGCCAGCAGGTCGTGAAGATCGTGCACGAGGAGCTCGTCACGATCCTCGGCGGCATGTCCGCCCCGCTCGACCTCGGCAGCCGCTCGCCGGGCGTCATCATGCTGGCGGGCCTTCAGGGCTCGGGCAAGACGACCGCCGCCGGCAAGCTTGCGAAGCTCCTCAAGAAGAAGGGCCGGAGCCCGCTGCTGGTCGCCTGCGACCTGCAACGCCCGGCGGCGGTGCAGCAGCTGCGCATCCTCGGCGAGCAGACCGGCGTGCCCGTCTACGCGCCGGTGGAGTCCGGTGACCCCGTCGAGGTCGCACGCGAGTCGCTCGCCGAGGCGCGCCGACTGGGCGCCGGGGTCGTGATCGTCGACACCGCGGGTCGCACGAACGTCGACGAGGCGATGATGGCTCAGGCCGCGGCGATCAAGGCGGCCGTCGACCCCGCCGAGACGCTGTTCGTCCTGGACGCGATGATCGGGCAGGAGGCCGTCACCGTCGCCAAGGCGTTCCAGGAGGCGGTCGACTTCACCGGCGTCATCCTGTCCAAGCTCGACGGTGACGCCCGGGGCGGCGCGGCTCTGTCGGTCGCGGAGGTGACCGGTCGGCCGATCAAGTACGCCAGCGTCGGGGAGAAGCTGGAGGAGTTCGAGGCGTTCCACCCCGACCGCATGGCCGGGCGCATCCTCGGCATGGGCGACGTCCTCACGCTCATCGAGAAGGCCGAGGACGTCTACACCACCGAGCAGGCCGAGCAGATGCAGGACAAGATGCTCAAGGCCGAGTTCGACCTGTCGGACTTCCTCGACCAGATGCAGCAGATCCGCAAGATGGGGCCCCTGCAGGGCCTGCTCGGCATGATCCCAGGTGTCGGCAAGCAGCTGAAGGACGCGGACATCGACGAGTCCCAGCTCGGCCAGGTCGAGGCGATCATCCGTTCCATGACCCCGGAGGAGCGCGCCAATCCCAAGCTGCTGAACGGCAAGCGCAAGAAGCGGATCGCCAAGGGCTCGGGTCGCAGCGCTCAGGAGGTCAACGAGCTGCTGCGGGGGTTCGGCGAGATGCAGAAGATGATGAAGTCGCTCGGGGGGGGCGGCGGCGGGATGAAGGCCATGAAGCAGCTGCGCAACAACCCCGAGCTCGCGGAGCAGCTGGCCGCGGGGGGCGGCATGGGCGGCCTGGGCGGCCTGGGCATGGGCGGACCGGGTGGACCGGGCGGTCCCGGCGGGGGGGCCGGGACCAAGCCGCGGAACAAGAAGGTCCCCCAGCGCAAGAAGAAGAAGCGCCGGTAG
- a CDS encoding metallopeptidase family protein produces the protein MELIAEERFAELVDRALDSLPDELWEQFDNVAVVVDDCHPDEPDLLGIYEGIPLTEREDYGGVLPDRIAIYRLPLCEMCRDEEELVEEVRITVVHELAHHMGIDDDALHGLGWA, from the coding sequence ATGGAGCTGATCGCCGAGGAACGCTTCGCCGAGCTGGTCGACCGGGCGCTGGACTCCCTGCCCGACGAGCTCTGGGAGCAGTTCGACAACGTGGCGGTGGTGGTCGACGACTGCCACCCCGACGAGCCCGACCTGCTCGGCATCTACGAGGGCATCCCCCTCACCGAGCGCGAGGACTATGGGGGCGTGCTGCCCGACCGCATCGCCATCTACCGGCTGCCGCTCTGCGAGATGTGCCGCGACGAGGAGGAGCTGGTCGAGGAGGTCCGTATCACCGTCGTCCACGAGCTCGCCCACCACATGGGCATCGACGACGACGCCCTGCACGGGCTCGGATGGGCGTAG
- a CDS encoding calcium/sodium antiporter, translated as MLDALLLLGGLGLLTVAADRFVLGAARLSAALKVSPVIVGAIVIGFGTSAPEFLVTILATLQGSQALAFGNVVGSNTANVLLVLGAAAVVRPLAVATATLRRELPLMLAAVVLLTLVSIDGRVTGLDATVLLVAAVGAIGSIVVVGLRDREAAAALTAEVGEYAGAAAPSLARSGLLTVLGLIGTLAGAQMLVQGAVGLARTVGISEAVIGLTIVAIGTSLPELVTAVAAARRGETDLVVGNILGSNLFNALPVAGVAGALATTQLGTEFRVSLAVMVGACALAAVLLRSGRQLVRPEGWVLLAVFVAATVVVSVA; from the coding sequence GTGCTCGACGCCCTCCTGCTGCTCGGTGGTCTCGGCCTGCTGACCGTCGCGGCCGACCGCTTCGTGCTCGGCGCTGCCCGGTTGTCGGCGGCCCTGAAGGTGTCCCCGGTGATCGTCGGCGCCATCGTGATCGGCTTCGGTACGAGCGCGCCGGAGTTCCTGGTCACCATCCTGGCCACGCTCCAGGGCTCGCAGGCCCTGGCCTTCGGCAACGTCGTCGGGTCCAACACCGCCAATGTCCTGCTCGTGCTGGGCGCGGCAGCGGTCGTGCGTCCGCTGGCGGTCGCCACCGCCACGCTGCGTCGGGAGCTGCCCCTCATGCTGGCGGCGGTGGTCCTGCTGACGCTGGTGTCCATCGATGGGCGGGTGACCGGCCTGGACGCGACGGTGCTCCTGGTGGCAGCCGTCGGGGCGATCGGGTCCATCGTCGTGGTGGGACTGCGCGACCGGGAGGCCGCGGCGGCCCTCACCGCCGAGGTCGGGGAGTACGCCGGGGCTGCGGCGCCGAGCCTCGCCCGCTCGGGGCTGCTCACGGTCCTCGGCCTGATCGGGACCCTGGCGGGAGCGCAGATGCTCGTCCAGGGTGCGGTGGGGCTGGCCCGCACCGTCGGGATCAGCGAGGCGGTGATCGGCCTCACGATCGTGGCGATCGGCACGAGCCTGCCCGAGCTGGTGACGGCGGTGGCCGCCGCTCGCCGGGGCGAGACCGACCTCGTCGTCGGCAACATCCTCGGCAGCAACCTGTTCAACGCGCTGCCGGTCGCCGGCGTCGCCGGCGCGTTGGCCACCACCCAGCTGGGCACTGAGTTCCGGGTCAGCCTGGCGGTCATGGTCGGGGCCTGTGCCCTGGCGGCGGTGCTGCTGCGCAGCGGCCGGCAGCTTGTGCGTCCCGAGGGGTGGGTGCTGCTGGCGGTGTTCGTCGCGGCAACCGTGGTGGTCTCGGTGGCGTGA
- the rpsP gene encoding 30S ribosomal protein S16, whose product MAVKMRLRREGKKKQPYYRVVVADVRAPRDGGFIDDLGYYQPLHEPSTISIDRERALKWLRDGAQPTSAVLNLLRIEGIWEEFRPGDPGRDRTAQHAAKAAKAAEREAKARQEVEASRRKHQEAQAAAAAQAAADAAPPAEEAEEAGEPGEPGEPGDAGDAESSPTAPDPVDTADAAIVEQAVEEVTEPDAQPPEDAGALPAEESAESPAPAAEAAPEPPTEPDAGQDTEKEQS is encoded by the coding sequence ATGGCCGTGAAGATGCGCCTACGGCGCGAGGGCAAGAAGAAGCAGCCCTACTACCGGGTCGTCGTCGCCGACGTCCGCGCCCCCCGTGACGGGGGCTTCATCGACGACCTCGGCTACTACCAGCCGCTGCACGAACCGTCGACCATCTCGATCGACCGAGAGCGCGCGCTCAAGTGGCTCCGCGACGGTGCCCAGCCGACCAGCGCGGTCCTGAATCTGCTGCGCATCGAGGGCATCTGGGAGGAGTTCCGCCCGGGCGACCCCGGTCGGGACCGCACCGCTCAGCACGCCGCCAAGGCTGCCAAGGCCGCCGAACGCGAGGCGAAGGCACGCCAGGAGGTCGAGGCGTCGCGCCGCAAGCACCAGGAGGCCCAAGCCGCTGCGGCCGCGCAGGCCGCCGCTGACGCGGCCCCGCCGGCCGAGGAGGCCGAGGAGGCCGGGGAACCCGGGGAACCCGGGGAACCCGGAGACGCCGGGGACGCCGAGTCCAGCCCGACGGCCCCCGACCCCGTGGACACCGCGGACGCCGCCATCGTCGAGCAGGCGGTCGAGGAGGTCACCGAGCCCGACGCCCAGCCCCCCGAGGACGCCGGCGCGCTGCCCGCCGAGGAGAGCGCGGAATCACCGGCACCGGCGGCGGAGGCTGCCCCGGAACCCCCGACCGAGCCGGACGCGGGCCAGGACACGGAGAAGGAGCAGTCGTGA